A DNA window from Mastomys coucha isolate ucsf_1 unplaced genomic scaffold, UCSF_Mcou_1 pScaffold21, whole genome shotgun sequence contains the following coding sequences:
- the B9d2 gene encoding B9 domain-containing protein 2, which produces MAEVHVIGQIIGATGFSENSLFCKWGIHTGAAWKLLSGVREGQTQVDTPQIGDMAYWSHPIDLHFATKGLQGWPRLHLQVWSQDSFGRCQLAGYGFCHVPSSPGTHQLDCPTWRPLGSWREQLARAFVGGGPQLLHADTIYSGADRYRLHTAAGGTVHLGIGLLLRHFDRYGVEC; this is translated from the exons ATGGCTGAAGTGCACGTGATCGGGCAGATCATAGGGGCCACCGGTTTCTCAGAGAACAGCCTCTTCTGCAAGTGGGGCATCCACACAG GGGCCGCATGGAAGCTCCTCTCAGGTGTACGGGAAGGCCAGACACAGGTAGACACACCCCAGATAGGAGACATGGCTTACTGGTCCCACCCTATTGACCTGCACTTCGCTACTAAAGGTCTCCAAG GTTGGCCTCGACTCCATCTCCAGGTGTGGTCCCAGGACAGCTTTGGCCGCTGCCAGCTTGCTGGCTATGGGTTTTGCCATGTGCCTAGCAGCCCAGGCACTCACCAGCTGGACTGCCCTACATGGAGGCCCCTGGGCAGTTGGAGGGAGCAGCTGGCACGGGCTTTCGTTGGTGGTGGGCCACAGCTGCTGCACGCAGACACCATCTACAGCGGGGCTGACCGCTACCGCCTGCACACGGCCGCGGGTGGCACAGTGCACCTTGGTATCGGCCTGCTGCTGCGCCACTTTGATCGCTATGGTGTGGAGTGTTGA
- the Ccdc97 gene encoding coiled-coil domain-containing protein 97 isoform X4: protein MEAVAAAAVAERKPDNDCVEPRCVHWGEMSQPPIPSGPQEKETAESTPGIPNGDSSQAESPAVSAMLHAIAASHLPVCSQQQGEPDLTEPEKVAILGQLYHKKPLVFLERFRTGLREEHLACFGHLRGDHRADFYCAEVARQGTARPRTLRTRLRNRRYAALRELIQGGEYFSDEQMRFRAPLLYEQYIGQYLTQEELSARTPAPQAPRSGSPGTPAYPLSDLLFQSYQERELQQKLLRQQEEEEACFEEEEDSDEEDQRSDKDSEAWVPDSEERLILREEFTSRMHQRFLDGKDGGFDYSSGPCSHPGPMTWELCPQLASVGQE from the exons ACTGTGTGGAGCCCAGATGTGTGCACTGGGGGGAGATGAGCCAGCCTCCCATTCCATCTGGACCTCAGGAGAAGGAGACAGCAGAGAGTACACCAGGCATCCCCAACGGTGACAGCTCCCAGGCAGAGAGTCCAGCTGTGAGTGCCATGTTGCATGCCATTGCTGCCAGCCACCTGCCTGTGTGCAGCCAGCAGCAGGGTGAGCCTGATCTGACAGAGCCTGAGAAGGTGGCCATCCTGGGCCAGCTGTACCACAAGAAACCACTGGTGTTCCTGGAGCGCTTCCGCACAGGCCTCCGGGAAGAGCACCTGGCCTGCTTCGGCCATCTGCGTGGAGACCACCGTGCTGATTTCTACTGTGCCGAGGTGGCCCGGCAGGGCACTGCCCGGCCTCGAACCCTGCGCACCCGCCTGCGTAACCGGCGTTATGCTGCCCTGCGTGAGCTCATCCAAG GAGGCGAGTACTTTAGCGACGAGCAGATGCGGTTCCGGGCCCCATTACTGTACGAGCAGTACATAGGACAATACCTCACCCAGGAAGAGCTCAGTGCCCGCACACCAGCCCCGCAGGCCCCCAGGTCTGGCTCCCCCGGCACGCCTGCCTATCCACTCTCCGACCTACTGTTTCAGTCCTACCAGGAACGGGAGCTGCAGCAAAAGCTGCTCAGgcagcaagaggaggaggaggcctgctttgaggaggaagaggacagtgATGAGGAAG ACCAGAGGTCGGATAAAGACTCGGAAGCCTGGGTGCCTGACTCAGAAGAGAGGCTGATCCTTCGAGAGGAGTTCACCAGCCGCATGCACCAGCGGTTCCTGGATGGCAAGGATGGGGGCTTTGACTACAG CTCTGGACCCTGCTCACATCCAGGCCCAATGACATGGGAACTATGTCCACAACTAGCTTCAGTGGGACAGGAGTAG
- the Ccdc97 gene encoding coiled-coil domain-containing protein 97 isoform X2, with the protein MEAVAAAAVAERKPDNDCVEPRCVHWGEMSQPPIPSGPQEKETAESTPGIPNGDSSQAESPAVSAMLHAIAASHLPVCSQQQGEPDLTEPEKVAILGQLYHKKPLVFLERFRTGLREEHLACFGHLRGDHRADFYCAEVARQGTARPRTLRTRLRNRRYAALRELIQGGEYFSDEQMRFRAPLLYEQYIGQYLTQEELSARTPAPQAPRSGSPGTPAYPLSDLLFQSYQERELQQKLLRQQEEEEACFEEEEDSDEEDQRSDKDSEAWVPDSEERLILREEFTSRMHQRFLDGKDGGFDYSTVDDNPDFDNLDIVARDEEDRYFDEEEPEDVSSAELDGD; encoded by the exons ACTGTGTGGAGCCCAGATGTGTGCACTGGGGGGAGATGAGCCAGCCTCCCATTCCATCTGGACCTCAGGAGAAGGAGACAGCAGAGAGTACACCAGGCATCCCCAACGGTGACAGCTCCCAGGCAGAGAGTCCAGCTGTGAGTGCCATGTTGCATGCCATTGCTGCCAGCCACCTGCCTGTGTGCAGCCAGCAGCAGGGTGAGCCTGATCTGACAGAGCCTGAGAAGGTGGCCATCCTGGGCCAGCTGTACCACAAGAAACCACTGGTGTTCCTGGAGCGCTTCCGCACAGGCCTCCGGGAAGAGCACCTGGCCTGCTTCGGCCATCTGCGTGGAGACCACCGTGCTGATTTCTACTGTGCCGAGGTGGCCCGGCAGGGCACTGCCCGGCCTCGAACCCTGCGCACCCGCCTGCGTAACCGGCGTTATGCTGCCCTGCGTGAGCTCATCCAAG GAGGCGAGTACTTTAGCGACGAGCAGATGCGGTTCCGGGCCCCATTACTGTACGAGCAGTACATAGGACAATACCTCACCCAGGAAGAGCTCAGTGCCCGCACACCAGCCCCGCAGGCCCCCAGGTCTGGCTCCCCCGGCACGCCTGCCTATCCACTCTCCGACCTACTGTTTCAGTCCTACCAGGAACGGGAGCTGCAGCAAAAGCTGCTCAGgcagcaagaggaggaggaggcctgctttgaggaggaagaggacagtgATGAGGAAG ACCAGAGGTCGGATAAAGACTCGGAAGCCTGGGTGCCTGACTCAGAAGAGAGGCTGATCCTTCGAGAGGAGTTCACCAGCCGCATGCACCAGCGGTTCCTGGATGGCAAGGATGGGGGCTTTGACTACAG CACGGTGGATGACAACCCTGACTTTGACAACCTGGACATTGTGGCTCGTGATGAGGAGGATCGGTACTTcgatgaagaggagcctgaggatgTGTCGAGTGCAGAGCTGGATGGGGACTGA
- the Ccdc97 gene encoding coiled-coil domain-containing protein 97 isoform X3, with amino-acid sequence MSQPPIPSGPQEKETAESTPGIPNGDSSQAESPAVSAMLHAIAASHLPVCSQQQGEPDLTEPEKVAILGQLYHKKPLVFLERFRTGLREEHLACFGHLRGDHRADFYCAEVARQGTARPRTLRTRLRNRRYAALRELIQGGEYFSDEQMRFRAPLLYEQYIGQYLTQEELSARTPAPQAPRSGSPGTPAYPLSDLLFQSYQERELQQKLLRQQEEEEACFEEEEDSDEEARWMTTLTLTTWTLWLVMRRIGTSMKRSLRMCRVQSWMGTDGFHLSSHRCRQLITSWPSDSGHQDKPPRLGHLRQCPHFCLGVPTFLSGNITAPLALAPPVFSL; translated from the exons ATGAGCCAGCCTCCCATTCCATCTGGACCTCAGGAGAAGGAGACAGCAGAGAGTACACCAGGCATCCCCAACGGTGACAGCTCCCAGGCAGAGAGTCCAGCTGTGAGTGCCATGTTGCATGCCATTGCTGCCAGCCACCTGCCTGTGTGCAGCCAGCAGCAGGGTGAGCCTGATCTGACAGAGCCTGAGAAGGTGGCCATCCTGGGCCAGCTGTACCACAAGAAACCACTGGTGTTCCTGGAGCGCTTCCGCACAGGCCTCCGGGAAGAGCACCTGGCCTGCTTCGGCCATCTGCGTGGAGACCACCGTGCTGATTTCTACTGTGCCGAGGTGGCCCGGCAGGGCACTGCCCGGCCTCGAACCCTGCGCACCCGCCTGCGTAACCGGCGTTATGCTGCCCTGCGTGAGCTCATCCAAG GAGGCGAGTACTTTAGCGACGAGCAGATGCGGTTCCGGGCCCCATTACTGTACGAGCAGTACATAGGACAATACCTCACCCAGGAAGAGCTCAGTGCCCGCACACCAGCCCCGCAGGCCCCCAGGTCTGGCTCCCCCGGCACGCCTGCCTATCCACTCTCCGACCTACTGTTTCAGTCCTACCAGGAACGGGAGCTGCAGCAAAAGCTGCTCAGgcagcaagaggaggaggaggcctgctttgaggaggaagaggacagtgATGAGGAAG CACGGTGGATGACAACCCTGACTTTGACAACCTGGACATTGTGGCTCGTGATGAGGAGGATCGGTACTTcgatgaagaggagcctgaggatgTGTCGAGTGCAGAGCTGGATGGGGACTGATGGCTTCCACCTTTCCAGCCACCGCTGCAGGCAGCTGATTACAAGCTGGCCCAGTGACTCAGGCCATCAAGACAAGCCCCCTAGACTTGGCCACCTCAGACAATGCCCCCACTTCTGTTTAGGGGTTCCTACTTTTCTCTCTGGGAACATCACtgcccctcttgctctggccccacctgtcttttctctttga
- the Ccdc97 gene encoding coiled-coil domain-containing protein 97 isoform X1 yields the protein MEAVAAAAVAERKPDNDCVEPRCVHWGEMSQPPIPSGPQEKETAESTPGIPNGDSSQAESPAVSAMLHAIAASHLPVCSQQQGEPDLTEPEKVAILGQLYHKKPLVFLERFRTGLREEHLACFGHLRGDHRADFYCAEVARQGTARPRTLRTRLRNRRYAALRELIQGGEYFSDEQMRFRAPLLYEQYIGQYLTQEELSARTPAPQAPRSGSPGTPAYPLSDLLFQSYQERELQQKLLRQQEEEEACFEEEEDSDEEARWMTTLTLTTWTLWLVMRRIGTSMKRSLRMCRVQSWMGTDGFHLSSHRCRQLITSWPSDSGHQDKPPRLGHLRQCPHFCLGVPTFLSGNITAPLALAPPVFSL from the exons ACTGTGTGGAGCCCAGATGTGTGCACTGGGGGGAGATGAGCCAGCCTCCCATTCCATCTGGACCTCAGGAGAAGGAGACAGCAGAGAGTACACCAGGCATCCCCAACGGTGACAGCTCCCAGGCAGAGAGTCCAGCTGTGAGTGCCATGTTGCATGCCATTGCTGCCAGCCACCTGCCTGTGTGCAGCCAGCAGCAGGGTGAGCCTGATCTGACAGAGCCTGAGAAGGTGGCCATCCTGGGCCAGCTGTACCACAAGAAACCACTGGTGTTCCTGGAGCGCTTCCGCACAGGCCTCCGGGAAGAGCACCTGGCCTGCTTCGGCCATCTGCGTGGAGACCACCGTGCTGATTTCTACTGTGCCGAGGTGGCCCGGCAGGGCACTGCCCGGCCTCGAACCCTGCGCACCCGCCTGCGTAACCGGCGTTATGCTGCCCTGCGTGAGCTCATCCAAG GAGGCGAGTACTTTAGCGACGAGCAGATGCGGTTCCGGGCCCCATTACTGTACGAGCAGTACATAGGACAATACCTCACCCAGGAAGAGCTCAGTGCCCGCACACCAGCCCCGCAGGCCCCCAGGTCTGGCTCCCCCGGCACGCCTGCCTATCCACTCTCCGACCTACTGTTTCAGTCCTACCAGGAACGGGAGCTGCAGCAAAAGCTGCTCAGgcagcaagaggaggaggaggcctgctttgaggaggaagaggacagtgATGAGGAAG CACGGTGGATGACAACCCTGACTTTGACAACCTGGACATTGTGGCTCGTGATGAGGAGGATCGGTACTTcgatgaagaggagcctgaggatgTGTCGAGTGCAGAGCTGGATGGGGACTGATGGCTTCCACCTTTCCAGCCACCGCTGCAGGCAGCTGATTACAAGCTGGCCCAGTGACTCAGGCCATCAAGACAAGCCCCCTAGACTTGGCCACCTCAGACAATGCCCCCACTTCTGTTTAGGGGTTCCTACTTTTCTCTCTGGGAACATCACtgcccctcttgctctggccccacctgtcttttctctttga
- the Tgfb1 gene encoding transforming growth factor beta-1 proprotein — MPPSGLRLLPLLLPLPWLLVLTPGRPAAGLSTCKTIDMELVKRKRIEAIRGQILSKLRLASPPSQGEVPPGPLPEAVLALYNSTRDRVAGESADPEPEPEADYYAKEVTRVLMVDRNNAIYDKTKDIPHSIYMFFNTSDIREAVPEPPLLSRAELRLQRFKSSVEQHVELYQKYSNNSWRYLGNRLLTPTDTPEWLSFDVTGVVRQWLNQGDGIQGFRFSAHCSCDSKDNVLHVEINGISPKRRGDLGTIHDMNRPFLLLMATPLERAQHLHSSRHRRALDTNYCFSSTEKNCCVRQLYIDFRKDLGWKWIHEPKGYHANFCLGPCPYIWSLDTQYSKVLALYNQHNPGASASPCCVPQALEPLPIVYYVGRKPKVEQLSNMIVRSCKCS, encoded by the exons ATGCCGCCCTCGGGGCTGCGGCTGCTGCCGCTTCTGCTCCCACTCCCGTGGCTTCTAGTGCTGACGCCCGGGAGGCCAGCCGCGGGACTCTCCACCTGCAAGACCATCGACATGGAGCTGGTGAAACGGAAGCGCATCGAAGCCATTCGTGGCCAGATCCTGTCCAAACTACGGCTCGCCAGTCCCCCGAGCCAGGGGGAGGTACCGCCCGGCCCGCTGCCCGAGGCGGTGCTCGCTTTGTACAACAGCACCCGCGACCGGGTGGCAGGCGAGAGCGCCGACCCGGAGCCGGAGCCCGAAGCGGACTACTACGCCAAAGAGGTCACCCGCGTGCTAATGGTGGACCGCAACAACG CaatctatgacaaaaccaaagacATCCCACACAGTATATATATGTTCTTCAATACGTCAGACATTCGGGAAGCAGTGCCGGAACCTCCATTGCTGTCCCGTGCAGAGCTGCGCCTGCAGAGATTCAAGTCAAGTGTGGAGCAACACGTGGAACTCTACCAG aaATATAGCAACAATTCCTGGCGTTACCTTGGTAACCGGCTGCTGACCCCCACTGATACGCCCGAGTGGCTGTCTTTTGACGTCACTGGAGTTGTACGGCAGTGGCTGAACCAAGGAG ACGGAATACAGGGCTTTCGCTTCAGCGCTCACTGCTCTTGTGACAGCAAAGATAACGTACTCCACGTGGAAATCAACG GGATCAGTCCCAAACGTCGAGGTGACCTGGGCACCATCCATGATATGAACCGACCCTTCCTGCTCCTCATGGCCACCCCTCTGGAAAGGGCCCAGCACCTGCACAGCTCACGGCACCGGAGAGCCCTGGATACCAACTATTGCTTCAG CTCCACAGAGAAGAACTGCTGTGTGCGGCAGCTGTACATTGACTTTAGAAAGGACCTGGGTTGGAAGTGGATCCACGAGCCTAAGGGTTACCATGCCAACTTCTGTCTGGGGCCCTGCCCCTACATTTGGAGCCTGGACACACAGTACAGCAAG GTCCTTGCCCTCTACAACCAACACAACCCAGGCGCTTCGGCGTCACCGTGCTGCGTGCCGCAGGCTTTGGAGCCACTGCCCATCGTCTATTACGTGGGTCGCAAGCCCAAGGTGGAGCAGTTGTCCAACATGATTGTGCGCTCCTGCAAGTGCAGCTga